The Juglans regia cultivar Chandler chromosome 1, Walnut 2.0, whole genome shotgun sequence nucleotide sequence taaaattttgtgaggatttattaaaataatcatagcatATTGATAGAGTAATGATTGCACAAAATCCCAAACAAGTTCTCATCAATCGATTCCGGCTAAGAATATCTATTGATATTGTTCGATGGCTTGCATTTCAAGGATGTGCTTTTAGAGGTCATGATGAGACCCTTGAGTAAAAAACTCGGGTAATTTTCTTGAGATGCTTAAACTCTTGATTTCATATAATGATAAAGTTGCaaaatttgttttggaaaatgctcataaatcttcaaaatatacttcatccaaaattcaaaaagaaaatttggaagTTGTTGCAATGAAAGTGTGAAATAAAATTCGTGAAGATGTTGggaattctaatttttttattattgttgatgagGCACGGGATGAGTCTAAGAGGGAGCAAATGGCTATAATCTTAAGATTTGTTGATTATTATGGTTTTacacaagaattttttttttgattttgtacATGTTAAAGATACATCAGCATTGactttaaagaataaaatatctaCAATTCTTTCTCATCATTGTCTTGATATTCAAAATACTTGTGAACAAGGATATGATGGTGTTAGCAATATGCATGGTGAATGGAAAGAATTGCaagcattattttttatagattacCCATATGCATACTATATTCATTGTTTTGCCTATCGATTACAGCTAGAATTAGTTGCTGCAACGAGTGGGATAAATTAAGCTTATCATGCTCCATATGGCGGACACTAAGCCCGCCACTACCACGCCTCATATGGCAGGAATGAAGCACGTCAACAAGTTTAATTGTCCACTTCACACATCAAATCAACGTTAGAAAGGAAGCCAGCAGACCGGAGGTCATGGCTACCACCACAACCACTTGCTTCACTTGCCACTACCGCGGATCATGGTGTTCCCTCTTTACACACTGCCCCTGTGGCATTCTAGCAAACTTCCCCAAGCGCAAGCTCTCATTCGCAGCGAGCTTGCTAATTAGGAATAGCTCGCTTCCCAACGAGCCGCAGGGGAGAAACCTACTCGCCTGCTCCATGACCCAACATAGTGGGCACGAAGCCCGCCACTAGATATCATCGCATGGGTAAGTAAAACTCGTCCATCCAATGAGCCACCATCCATAGGCAAATTAGTTGTAGCTGACCATCAAGATCATTCTACTTGACGAGTGGGTCGAGCCGGAGCCACCTAACATAGTGGGCACGAAGCCCGCCACTAAAGttaaatttaggataaaaataatttaactttagtttaattattattagacatatttttttgaataataataatattatttatggatAAACGCTGTCAAATCTTTAGTTAGAATTTTCTTCATTCTAAATTACtagtttagattttattaaGTTTGAATCCAAATACATTGATCGAGCTTATCTTGGAATTTGCCAtcagattttatctaaaactctCCTGCTTCTTAAAATCTGAATCATTGATCAGATAAATTTTACATGTCTATTACATTCCCAAATTTTCAATGACAAAccgtattataaaaaatactcagcCAACAGATTCGCACACAGTCCTCGTAAATCACAACCACGTGAAACCGGTCCCTTCCTTAAAACAATagtattggtttatgcatatgcataaataaaattacatcttttacatatttattttaccattcaagtaaaatttttatattggcttatgcatatttgaaacaaaataataataaaatattattattttattattattactttttggctaaaatcattttttttatatatatattttacaattaatatccactacatacatttgacattaatgatacaaatgtaataataaaaaatataattttttaataataatatattaaaaatataataaaatgaaaaaaaattataatatattataataataaaatgaatgtgcaagtgaatgtttgttttgttgttgaaggagggaaaaaatgaaaggattgtatgagagagagtgggaggagagataaataattattaaaatatgatttgtagggtgaatagtgtttatccaaatttggataaacactattcataggtagctaaatatttggatatacATAAGTCAATATAGAGGATTTTaaggtcatattatgcaaatataactttgcatatgcatatacatagaccaatactaatgcttTTATACAGATTAAACATCAAACTCCCACACCAAATCAAATATGCCGAACACTCCCCCATCTTCAAATTCCTATCTTGCGGCAAATCCCAAGTACGCAACAATCCCGAATCACAGTCGGTGATTGATTTCGAGTGAAACACGTTCAACACTCTCTTCCATCCTTATATACCCTCAGTTATCTACAAATTCTCCACAAAATATTTGTTCTTAGCCACAACGTAAACAAGCTACCAACTGGCCCCAGCATCGTTCAGTTAGAACACACACCCACTACAAACTAAAATTTTCGTCACACCCAAACCCCCGATTGGTCCCTACCGCAGCTCAGGCCAACCTAGATCTGTTGTCTTCCATCATCTTCTTGTTGTTGCCGTTAGGGGTATAACTAGTCCAGTTTGATctgattttaaacaaaatttgagATCGAAccgattttgcattttcaagaattGATTCTGCACTGATTATCCTCTAAATTGGTACTTTCGATTTTACCAGTTCTAatccgatttttcaattttaatatattatatacataatagtatataatactatagttataatatattgtagtatattataatatataatgatatagtattaatataactattaaaacgcactatatagtattagtataactattaatacaatagactataatgatataaaattttaaaatttaatattatattagttagtaatttatcatataatacaaaactattttatatataattatatattatatataaaaattatatacaatataaaaaaattataatatatatatatgaatcggtCTGATctagttttagaaaaagaaaaacaggaaCCAGACCGATTTTGaccggttttaagaaaaataaaacctatactGGACCGATCCAAACTCGGTACCGAACCCAACCCACCgattcggtccagtccggtttacCAATTCACTGATtgtttttacacccctagttaccATTGATCTCAGACCAACCACCAACCCGTTGCAATGTCTCTTTTCTCTTGTATTTCGTATAGGTGATGAACTACGATGCAACATTTTGAAAATTAGCGCTGCGAGGTAAGAAGCTTGATCATAAAATTAGGATTAGCACATGTTAGctagttatattattattattattaaagtcagttCCTTAAAAGCCAATGTTTATGTACCATGCATGttatgatatttgcaagcatgtcattcatcataactaatgatcatgtttcattctccatattatagttatgtatgtattatgcatcttacATTGCACAAGACACATAAGCTTTCATAAGACCAAGTGTAAGATAGAGACCAGATGAATCAGatgaccattcagatgcatggtaccattGCAGAAGGATGGATATGtaagccacagactcaagcaTGGTTCACCATAGTATTTTATTAGATTAGAGGTTCTCCTTGTGGcctagggctgagcaaaaatccgacaatccgactccgaatccgactccgctctgACTCCGCTCCtgctccgctccgactccgacttgtcggattcggagtcggaggttttttcctcttgaaagttggagtcggagtcggattcggaTTCACTgatgatccgactccgactccgctccgatccgactccgatcctccgcctccgactccgcctccgcctccgcctccgacgtgTCCCTCtgactccgcctccgcctccgattttatacattttttataaaaagatgtgtttttctatatattaattatttaaattttatacaactatatcttatatagttagttaaactcaataatatactagttaaataatatatttatactataatatatagactaaattgactaataatagtttagtatatgactataatatactataaacactaagatgcataataacatcaacatgtaatattgtaatactaatgaataaacactaatctataaatttataataacatataatattaatgtataataactaaagtattattcatataaattactaatagtattaattactatatataaattagtaaaccactttaagtctatatataaattactatacaaatcactatagtattaattactaatactatattactatatatttagtatagtgatatactagtattatacattagtgtactaatacaatcagtgatatagttagtataatatttatactaatactattatatagactatagttataacttatagtattataactatattaaatcactataacttatactaatatagttatattactatagggtactattaaattattaactatagtgatatactagtattagtctttagacattagtgtactaatactattagtgatatagttagtataatatttatactaatactattatatagttatactaaattaaaatcactatagcaaatactaatatataattatgctaatcactataactaatagtaatactaatatagactatagttataacttatagtattataactatattaaaccactataacttatactaatatattatatagttatactaaatcactataactaatactaatatagttatactaatcactgtaactatatatagtattaatatcattgttagtataatatatattattaataataactaatactaatataactattagtataactaatattaatactaatactaatatactaatactattagtgtataactaatatttatatatattatatatatatatatatatatcaagtataagagattagagatttaatatattaatatatatatcaagtataagagattagagatttaatatatatatagcaagtatattagtgtattactaatatttcatatatgttgcatttatttaatattcatatataataatatatatcatataattttgttgtgaatcttcatttatatatatatataatatataaaatagattagtATTGTATAGTACAATACGGCGCCGTTTATACTTGTTAATTAATCAGTTCGGAGTTCCATTTCGGCATTTCCCCCTCTTTCATCTTCAATTCTTATTTATTCCGTCTTCATCTTCAATCTAGCCCTCCGCTCTCTCCGTCTCGCACGCGTTGCAGGCCTGCAGCCCTCCCCTGAGTCCCCTCCCTCTCGCAGGCTCGCAGCCCCTCCCTCGCGCAGCTCCTCTCTCAGTCTCTCGAAGCTCCTCTCGCGCAGCCCCTCTCTCGCGCAGCCCCTCTCTCGCGTCGGCGTAGCCTCTCTCGCAGTTTCCCTTGAAACCCTAGGTCCCGCGAGTCCGTGACCCGTCGTCACCGTCGATGGCCTCTTGAGGTGTATTGCAGCTGTGCAAACACGGAACACCGTCCCTCGAATTCGATCATAGATCAATCACTGCCCATTGAAGATTCGGTAGGTTATCCAAAGTCTAAACCCATGTCTCTGTGTTTtggtaatgttgattttttctatgtttatttCCAGATTTGGCATTATAGTTTAATACATAACAAAATGATCTCCATAATTTTACGTGTAAACCAAGTGaggaattttgaaatgaaaaaatccgactccgctccgacttgtcggagcggagtcggagtcggattctGTACGtgtggagtcggagtcggaggtcggattcgacctccgacaaagtcggagtcggagtcggaggttgggccctccgactccgaaagggtcggtgctcagccctattGTGGCCATAGTATGTGGGACCAATGTACAATTTTGCACAtaaggttaagtgtgttggtcaGTTAATAAGTCAGTTAATCCAAATAAGTCAAAATAATTCAAATCAGTCAAATCAATCATTATACcagaaatattttcaagtcatgcatgtcattagcatatttataaataatcatgattttaattctcagcaataaatattttatgaaaaaaaaattatgttaagtATATTTACGTTATAatgagtttcttactgagtcgaagttcttttatattttaaatcaccCAAGTGAGAAAGATGAGTACGAGCAGGCTAGATTAGATGGGGAAGCTTGATTCCAGGATTTTTAGTTAATTTCtaatagatattttttcataCTTCAATCATATTTctcaaaacatgttttatttaataattctttttatgaattaaatatttactttatttaaaatacgaGATCTATTTCCtgatattatttatgaaaatacgTGACATCCTTAATTTACGGTAAGGGGATGCGTTACTATTATACTTCATTGAAACAAACTTCCAACTTGGGGGGAGATGAAAGTGGAGAGATGCTCAAGATGTGTGTGATTTTTTGGCTGAAGAGAGATGGTATTTTGTCTtaacaaaatatgatatatatatatatatatatatatatatatataaggaattGAGAAGTTATACTTCTACACACAAATTTTATACAAAGAAGTTTGCACTCTTACATGATACAAAGAAGTTATactttagatttatttataataaaaagatttttacaatctaaaaaatcacattaaattatatcagtGTATAAAATTTCTACGTAGGCCCtttctttacaaaatttgttgtagtgttttaagaaagaaaaaatctatttatctattttttcatcgtcttctcatcatctcataatgtgaaattagatgataaattcacaagtaaaatataataaatatttcaatcatgtaatatcacatcatgaaatgatgaTCCATGAGAAGATGATAATGagaattgaaataataaatagaattactCTTTCTTGCAGTTGAACATccatgaaagaaaatgaatgacacatttcataaaaaaaaattcttatttatcttttactttatttttatagagaTAAAATTCCTGTTTTCATTCCATTCCATTCTATTTCATTTCCCTTCACGGAAATGGGGATGCAGAGTCCTTGTTACAAGATGAGTCATCTACGGAACCAGTGCCTCACTGATGATTAAGACTGGTTCACGAAAACAGAGGCAAATTGGATAAAGTGCTAGGATACTAGTAGAAAAATCAATGCCAACAAAAATAGCAAGACCTAGGCTACACCATGTTTGACATGCACAAAATACTGCTAAAAGACACCATAATAGCATTCACACCAAACGCCCATAAGGAACAAAATCAATCAGAAAATGATCGAAATAATGCCCAGATCGAGTGACAGacttacaacttttctaaattctcatataaaatatactaaataattcaactttttcacatctcaaaacaataataatattaaaaaataatattctaacaatattttattcgactttcaactttcatctcaactcaatatctGCATTCAAGAGAAAATGAGCAATCAGAACATATGGACTCCAAAACGTTGATTTACTAGGAGCAATTCTGGAAACATTCAAGGTAACCACTAAATGCATGAACAAATCACAGGACATATCTCACTATATAACCAGTCTTTTTAAACCAACATGAAGATaaggaaagggagaaaaaaaagacCCAAAATCATTCCTCATAAAACATTAGgaagaaaaaatatgaagtgataaaaaaaaaattcaaaatcggCACCCCTTTTTGATTTAACATTTTTTGCAACTCTCACGCATATCACATCTGCTGGCTACAGCAAACTCTACTACCCTACTGTTGCTTGCATTCTGGAGGCCGCTCACCCTGCTGTCCATCCACAGCTTGTGTTCTTCCACTCTTCTACAGTTTACAACACAATTGATTAGGAAATTCTAATTAAACTTATAACAATAACGGAAAAAGAAGAGTAAAAGCAACTAGGATGGGCCTTGTATATATCTTTTTTGGGGCGCGTGGTGTTTAGATTGATGATAACGGAAAAGGGGAAATAGGAATACAAGTACTGCACCTTGCGTCCAGCCGACGACTGCAAAAACATTCCAAATCAATTTGACAAATAATGATTAGTACcatcttttaaaacaaaaatgaaatataaaggGGTTGAAGTACAAAAACTGACGTGACATGCCAGGTGTCGACATATGCCTAAGAATagtaaatataaacaaaaaaaaattaagctaaaAAATGAGATCGAAGAtgataaatcattttaaaaagagttttactactcatcatcctcacacacctcataccacatttttttaatttttgttttgttttattcttcttaaacttattgaatttttctactcatcatccaaataccacacatttaataagagtgaaaaaaaaaatatggtgtgatTTGTGAGGatcatgaatataatttttcatttaaaatttctaaaaattaaaaacaatgtcaaaaataaaaagctaaaagttattataaaaaaatcaacacaaacaGAAAAAACACTAGATAAAAACCtacaaaaacttaaaaaccaaaaatgagatttttgtgatAGCCTTACTACCCTTTTACTATTCTATAGTgtctttgaaatttttattttttattattttcttttaagtattttttttaacatccttaaatCATtacgaaaaaattaaaaaaaatacaacttcattaatagtcaccttttttttttttttgataagtaactaatagtcacttccttaaccattgagtaaaaaataaataaattaaaaaattaaaaaatataaaaatagtaaatgagtagtagaaagtagtaagcctatcattatccttCACAAAAACTATTAAAAAGCCTGCCACAGATAACCTAGGTTGATAAACCTAAGCCAAACCTAGGTTGGCCACCAAGGTGTGACCTGGGTTGGCCAACCTGGGGGGACTTGGAAGGCCAGCCTAGGAGTGTCCTAGGAAGCCAATTCATGCCTGCCAACTCAAGCAACACTTGAATGACCAACTAGACTTGGTGGGGAGAGTGCGGAGGCCTCCCCTCTGCCATCGTTCATTTCTACTTAAATTTATCGTTCTCCCCTCTTCTCATTAAATTTATCATTCGTTTCTACTTCtcttttttcagttttagtACTTTTTGttacatcttttaaaaaaattggcttTCAAAGTATTTTTGGTATGTTTATTGTTGTTgtgcatttttaattttttagatttttctacATGATTTTTAAGAtgattatttactttttaaaaccttcttatttattattttttgccgTGTGACATgccacacaatttttttttttttaatagatgtgCCACAAAAAATTTCTAATTGATTATTTAAAGGGAATTTGATAAAAGATTCTAATACAAAAAACTTGCGAGTCCAAAGAACGAGATGATCAAATTAGAAACACAAGGACAAAAAAGTTAATCATGCAAATGCCAACAACTTTTCCGTGCTTAAGCTTAACCAataatatatctaaaacttAGCAAATATAAATCGTTAAAAAACTCACCTTCTTTTTGGTCTTActttcctcttcatcttcatcatcttcttcttcgtcttcatcgtcctcctcttcctcatcatcatcctcttcaatgtcttcatcttcatcatcatcttctatgTCTCCAAACTCATCTTCCTGAATAGCCTCCCCAGTAAACCATGATACAGCATGGGGAATGATCTTATCTCGAATAGTTGACCTACATAAagcattataattattaattaaactatAATGAAATTCATGCTGTGTTGCCAAAAGATTTCAGTTCAACACTACAGCCACAACCCTTGAACAAAATTTCCACTTAATAAACCTGATTATggataaaagattatttatattctCACCCAATGTCATAATCTTGTTCCATTTGATTTTGGAGCTCCTCGGCCTGcccaaatagaataaaaataaaatcaagtacAAAATAAAGAGTCAACATtcatcaatcattttttaatgtCGTGATATTGTTCATACAGCATCCTCGTCAATATCCTCATCATCCTCGGGGACTTGAGGTGGactgaaaaagttgaagaaactTTCACAATTTTCAGTTTTGGTAATTGGCTTCGCACTCTTCGATCCCTTCTTAGGCTTCTTCTTAAGGAGCTTCTGCGTCAAGCATTTTCCTGGATACCACTCAATTTCCGTCCTAAAGGCACAAAAAGTATTGATCAAAAATTAGCTGTGCACAAGCTTAtcaaataatcaattataaaataaaagatttcagTGCCATAGCAAGGTCCGATATGTAGGTACCCGATTGCTTTCTCTAAAATAGgttcatcttcatcaatcatGTGATATGTCTTTGTCAAGACAGAGTTCTTGAAATAAGGATTTGTATCAAAGAAGAACTCAAGCTTGAACCCCTTTGGATTATCTATTCTACACCATTTAATATCTCTGAGATATTTCAGAGCTCCTTCATCACGTTCGGATATCTAATTGCATACAACAGGAAACCacaattttacataaaatcatataCAAGCACCAAGCACGGGAAATTATTATTGACAAGGCTGACCTCCTCAGCTAGcacttcattatttttcattgcaGTAAGCCAGAATTCAGGCACCCCTTTCTCTGCATAAACACATAATTCAACATCAAGCGACAAATGAAGCCCacccaaggaaaaaaaaagttccagGTATTGGATCAATATTAAGCAGTTACCTTCAGCAGCTTTATCTTCTCCTTCCGTAGCTGCCTCATCAGTAACTCCTTCAGCTTCAACAACACCATTTACAATTTCATATCGCTGCAAGCATTCAGTGAAATTATGAAACAGGGTAAAGGGATACACAATAACTAATGTATGTCACGTTAGTTTAAAAGGAGTCAGTATCCAACACATGAAGCATTATGAAAAACAAGCAAAAGGCACCAGGTATGGCTGGAGTTAATTCAACGGAGGCTTATCTTAGACCCCCTAGGTATAGTTCTTAGGTGAAGTATCACGGTTAATAGTTGGTGGGCTCTGTAATTAACAGGAAAGCAACAAATCGTGACTATGTAGTGCAACACTAAAATAGCCTAGGAAGGCCTTCTTCAGTTTTCATGATACATTAAACTGAAAAGACGTGGAGATCAAGAAGCATACGGagtgtttgagagagagagagagagagagctctacTAACTCTCATCCTTATTGGAGAATATAGACCAGTATGATACCTTGGTATACAGTGGTTGATATAACTTTTGATATTTGGCTTCAAGAGCTGCTCTTTCCTCGAAAAATTTCGCCTCTAATTCATCATGTTGGCCCTGTACATTAAAACAGAGTCAAGAAACTCAAGTTATAAtacaaaaagaacaagaaaaacaaaagccaACCAACACAATGAGACGAAAGGCATTATGCAAAATAATGCAcaagttttattatattttgtcagAAATGAAGACTATGAAAAAAGCTTGCATCAAAATGATTGTAGCATGTGGAGTTAGAAAGCAGGAGGTGGAATCCTTCTAAGGCACTGTGCACATGGCTACAATCTGAAAAAGGCAATAGCATAGAGACACCAATATGCTTTGCTCAGTTGGACTCATTTCAAATTGAGTAGGTCAAAACTAAACAAAGTTAAAACAGGAGTTAAagctcggtttggattgagagttaatctcaacccatctcatctcatctcatcattacaacttttacaaatttccacacaaaatacaataaacaaatcaacttttttaaatcccaaaacaataataatattaaagaataatattctaacaatattttatttaattttcaactttcatctcaactcatctcaactcattatcca carries:
- the LOC109009484 gene encoding nucleosome assembly protein 1;2-like; the encoded protein is MSKDKDNFGMSDLNAALNQEDRAGLVNALKDKIQSLAGQHSDLLENLTPKVRRRVEVLKEIQGQHDELEAKFFEERAALEAKYQKLYQPLYTKRYEIVNGVVEAEGVTDEAATEGEDKAAEEKGVPEFWLTAMKNNEVLAEEISERDEGALKYLRDIKWCRIDNPKGFKLEFFFDTNPYFKNSVLTKTYHMIDEDEPILEKAIGTEIEWYPGKCLTQKLLKKKPKKGSKSAKPITKTENCESFFNFFSPPQVPEDDEDIDEDAAEELQNQMEQDYDIGSTIRDKIIPHAVSWFTGEAIQEDEFGDIEDDDEDEDIEEDDDEEEEDDEDEEEDDEDEEESKTKKKSSAGRKKSGRTQAVDGQQGERPPECKQQ